TTGTAGTCAAACCTACAAGCGCATGTCTAGAAATAGGTTGACCGAAACATGCATTCCTAAATGCACCTCATACTATTTGTAACTACTATGGTGCACTGTTAGTACTAGTGCACCACCCGCCTGAACCCCTCAGTTCTCTCTCAAAATCGATTAGGTTGCAACACATTCGAGCAACGAGCTGTCTCCTATGAATTGGTAAATTTAGATGGTAAGTGCTATAATTAATACTTTAAGGTGCAAATAGCAAAATGATAATGGTTGAAAGATGCAAATTGCATTTGACAGAAATAATTGGAAGCTGTAAGTGCGCTTAGGGCGAAATTGCAAAATTGATGCCGCAAGGAACGTTGCTGTAGCTTCAGCCTGCAAATCCGATATTGCAGTATCTTAAGAAGGTTCAAAGTACAAATTGGGTGGAGGTCTGATTTTATCACATAGCGTGTAGAAAGGAATTGGGTTTATCAAAGTTTTCCTCATTTATTAAAACAAATCAAACTTGAAACATCATTTCCCTCGCTCGGCTCAACTAAACAACAGATAGAAACTCCGAAATCATCAGCAAAAACTGggtaaaaagaacaaaaaagccAAGTTAATACTCCTGTGGAAATCCAACAAGCAACAATTGTTCAAGTAGTCTGTCGTAGAAGAAACCCTGCTCAAGCTTTTATTGTAAAGTTGAAGTTGGAACATGTGGTTTGCTGGAACAAGAGTGTTGAGCTGAAACCCAGCACGGACCTTGCCAAATCAAATTGCAGTAGATTATCCTCAATCTGGTGCACCCCTGTCACAATTGAAGTCCTAGGTTCCACACCTCCATCTACAAATCCAAGACACAGTACGTCCTCCTTCACTGGAACCATTGAGTTTACACCAAACATCCTCCAAAATACCGTTTTGCTTTGCAACACAAAATCTATGGTTGGAACTGGAGGACCAACTCTTGTGCTAGGTAAATTGCTCGAGTTGAAGCATGCTCCAAAAGGTGGCACTGCCTTCACTCTGGGAACTCCAGCAAAAGCTTTAACAAAAGCTTTAGTAAAAGCGTTGTAGATGGACGTCTCTAGTTTAGTGTAAGGATCAACAGTACTAATCTTTGTACCGCCATTTCCTTCCTTGATGGTTAACAGCGTCGAATTTATCGACACAGGTTTTccattgattttgatggatttCACCCCAATGAAGTACTCCGCAGAAGGCTCCCCTTCAAAAGAAGTACCGCCAGTTCTGACAGGGTTGATGAAAAGAGGGGTGTAAGTGAGTGATTTGGAAATATCTTTACCAGGGAGAAAATTGTAGGGGCTATCGCCGAAGAATATAACCCCACTGGAGCCTGGACAGATAGCAAACTTTCTTTTGATGCTGAAGGCACTGGCTAATTGAGAAGGAAGTCCAACTTTTCCCCTTCCAAGTCCAGCAATCCCCTTAACTCCATTAGCTAGACCTTCCAGGAGAGATGTAGAGCCGCAGGCGAAGAGCGCTTTAGAGGATGAAACAATTTGTCCCGGGTTCGATCCATCAGTAGATTGCAAAGAAACAACATCTTGTGCAAGCTCCCCAATCGTGCTACTTTGGGTTACCGCGTTGTACGGGAAGAGTAAACAAGTGTTATTGTTGCACCCCGGTTTAGGACCATTGAAGCAGTCCCAACAAGAATGAAAATCTGCAAGTGAACATTGAGCTGAGCCGCAATGCGCGGGCTTATAGGATGAACTAACATATCCCTGATCGCAATCCACCCACAACGACCGGCCACCAAGATCTACAGTTAGTTTCACTGGGACTGAGGGGGTTCCTCGGCTGATATGAGTTATGTACTGGCCGGTGGAGGCATCCTTGGCTAGTGGAAGAACAAGCGCATGCGGTTTTGAAGGGCTTGTTTTGGCTGTGGAGGAAGTGATTAGGAAGAACAAAACACAGATGGAAATTACAGAAGAGAGCAATCCCATTGTACGTGATGAAAAGTAGTTGTTTGATGGAAGGTTGGGCTGTTGTATCAGGGCTTTTTATAGATGAATGATGCCTTAGAAGTTTGGTTATTTTAAGGTTACCTGAGATGAGAATTTGAGAAGTTCATGTGATTAATAAGCATGTCTAATAATGGTGGATGAATGATTAAATATGCAAATTTTTGCACGAGGGCATGTACATGTGATGGATGCTTCAGAGGCCGAGCATGGATACTTTACAACTTACTCGTCAACTTTGACAACGCATGGGTGAAATTTGAGCATGGTCAGTTTAGTTCTAAAGTCTTTCTTTATATTGGATTAAGCCGCTAACCatgctataatttatattagcTCGTACACCAAAAGTATATTTGAACGTGTAGAAAGCAttgttgaatgaaatttatgtAGTGATAGTTCAAACATCCATTGTCTCCAAATGTTTGAAATTATCATTATTTTAACTCTTTGTGAATGTAGAATTTATGATGATGACATTATTTATGGGCTCTATCCTAGTGTATGTAGCCGGCAAGGTtttcgcaacggatcttctgtcccacaccctgtgccactctctgtcccattttttattatattgctatttctcattcataaacatcatgttttaattcttttttgcttccttaagatccaataactattaattaagtaatacacaaaatttaacaaactcaaaaaatcaaaatgcataaaaaatgagattttttatgaattttctgctgtattttttaattttctttatatattgcttttttgaagctgttatatttattttttacttaattaatagttattggatcttaagggagcaaaaaagaattaaaacatgttATTTATGTaggaaaaataacaatataataaaaagtgggacagaaaGTGGTACAGAGTAGAGTATGGGATAGAAGATCTATTGCGCAAAGTTTTGGTGGATTCGCTGTTTTTAGTACGTGGTAGGAAAGTTATGGTATATTCGACTTTCATGGGAATGTTTTTGTTAGGGGAAAGGTTGTTGACAATTTTTAAAGATGAAATGATTTCAAGAGAGCTGTCACTTTTCTTGATAAGAGTTTTTTATTAGTGTAAAAAATTATTGTTGCCATCAAAAAACATGTGAATACTATTATAGAAGTCAATTATTGTCCGGGATACATTGCTAGAGTGTATAAATTTTGTGAGGCCCCAAGTAATTAGTTTTTTTACCTCAAGGATAGaaacccacacacacacacttacACTCAGTAGACGCAGAGAGCATCGAGAAACCGGTCCAACAGAGCAATCTAAGGGGGATCCACAGAGAAATCCTATCCAGCCAATTGGTGACAGGAAGGGCTCCCCATGGACCTTAAATCCAGAATAAAAACCCCACGATCTTTCGATGTGGGCCCCAAGTAATTAGTTGGGTGTAGCAAATTATGTTGTCATGTTACATAGTTGAGGGAATATTTAGTAATGCAAACAACAATTTAAAAAATGGGATTACTTTTTTTAAGAAATGGCAATGCGGGCATCCGCCCTGCGAAGGGAAGTAATGGGGTGGGGGTGGGGACGAGGGGAATTTTTCTTACTCTGTTTTAAATGGAGCAGGGAGCGGGGGACGATAACCACGCCCCATCCCCCACTTCAATTTATTAGTATAAATAAatgtaatatattatataatctaataataataaatttagaatatttgttaattaaacaTAACTTTTTTCTATTTCTATTCAAATTTCTAATTGATATTTGGCACAAGCATATTACGTATTTTATGAATAtttttgaatgttatttatacAATCCAATTGAGTTTATTAATTTTCTTGGTGTTTTATTTCAACACTTTTCTTACAGCtctgtattttattttattctttgcATTTAGTCTAGATTTATTGAATAAAGGCttctagaaaaagaaaaaaaagcaaattATCACCTGCGAGAGAAGTAGAGCGGGGCGGAGGTGGAGGGAGTTTTTGGGCAACAGAGCGGCGGGCGGCGACGCACTCCGTTGTCATCCCATCCCTACTTTTCTTGGCTTCCTCCCTCAGGCTAAATTGAGAACTCAACCCACGGATAAAAGCCCAATTTGTGGCGCCTAAATTGAGATTGAAACTCAGCCCTGTTTCTGTAGCTTTGCGTCTAACAAAGGCCCAGCAAAATTATTTCTCAGCAGATTCATTTCTTAGTGGAATTTCTCTAGCTTTACTGTCTCATAATATATTCAGCATAATGGTTGGTTGATATACAAATTACATTATCCTGAATTGAAGGTCGATATATTTCACTTGCAATTTTTATGAAAACTTTCATTCTAAATTTAGTCTACCAATGGAAATTTGTCACGTATTATGTGTTTGTAAAATGATATTTACGGTCCTCAATAATCCTTTGGCACTCCATTTTCCTTTATATAATGAAATGTTAAGAGTGTAGCACCAGGAACAATTATTGGCATGCAAACATTACTCATTTTTTACTACTTCATTAAAAAATCGTTTATGCAGAAATATTGCACTTGTACCCAAGTACTACGTGTTATTGTATACGTGACTGCAAACAAATTGGCATCTTTTTTTTCCCAACTTGAATTCGagcttgatttgatttgatttgagttcgagttcgagttcgaattTGGTGGCATTTTAGGTCAATTGACCTTAAATGATATAAATTACTATTTTATGTAATTTTAACCACGCTAAATTGAGAAAATACAAAATATTTCAACTTGCAAGGATCTAATTTAGACAGAACCATATTGGCCCAAGTACAAATTTCTAACGTTTAGAATGCTCAATTGAACTATTTACAAAATTCAAGCacttacataaaaaaaaatttgctttaTTTGACCATAGAAAAGCCTTTGATTGAGTAGTTTTTGAAGAATATTCAAATTTGCACATATATAAAGATGCAAGATGCGAGAGGCCAATCGAAGGAACCCTCCAACTTAGGGATGgtaacggggcggggttggggcggagGACCCCTTCCCCatcccccatcccccgccccgttgcctattagttccccccgtcccccgTCTCCCGCTTCTCCCGCCTTGCCCCGCCCtcgccccgcttcccccgcggtgcctccgcggggttaataaaattttattataattaaattttaataaataatcaattactaaaatatcaacacatcaccaaattattattcattgtaattttacaattgaaactcataaaaacaatcaaacagaagttatttgaatacaatccaatatgatgaaataaatataactaaaatagtcaagttttcacttttagtacaaatgcaatcactaattcattattgtgtttgtgctttttttttgagaaaaaaaatgttattatattaagtgtaattagaaatttagtataaatgtattagtaaatttagtataactaattaataaattctattagcaGACgtgtataattattcatataattgataatatcaattatattacataaactaatatacattatataatacatctaactaataatatcattatcataagtttataactaattaacttacatattatatataattatatatatatttatatatatatccgctccccattgccatccctactcCAACTTCCTAGTCACTCGCCAAACAACACAAAGGGAAGATAACAAAAGCCGGGCAAAAATAGCAACATGTGTTGTGATCTTGGAATTTATAGCACCATCTCCGTAGCCTCTAAAATCTAACTTTATtctttttctattatatctCTAAATTTGTGGCATATTTACCCCAATGCTTTATGGATAAttcctccgtcccactttgatagtcctgtttcttttttcacacagtttaagaaaaaatagttaactttattggaaaagtaaatttagattactattttcctaaaatactctcatattaaatatggtacaactttatgggaacttgaattgatggtaaaaaaagaatcaactctcattaaatgggataggtttatagtaacaactactcCCTCCCtctttttataactgacgtttaaggttttacacactaattaagaaaagtttttcaatgCTTAAATTtgtacactactttccttttgtaccctcattaattgtctAATTCACCcatattttctctcactagagtacTAAATGGTGCTGTTTTATTAGGCTAAAAGCAATGCATGGGAGTGTATTAATACcagagagataaaagggtaaaattgtgaaaaagtAATTAATGCTGTATGGGGATAATAAGATGACAGATAAAAGTATActagagcaaatttcttaaacgtcagttatacaaaaagggagggagtactTATATTGAATaaaggtattttaggaaaattaaaatacaactacattcttcaactggaaagtggactacaatttgggacagataaaaaaggaatacaggactatcaaagtgggacggaaggAGTATTGTGTTCTCAAAATCTCAAGTGATAAGCTAGTGCATGTGAGTTTACAACTCTTTCAAGTTTACAACTCTCAAAATCTTTAACTTCTATTTGGCTGGTCTCATCCGTCGCCGATATCTTTTATCTTTCCTAGCTGCTTTTGTCTGCTTCAACACTCGGAGTATTTATAACCATTAATGGGATGGACACAATAATGTAggcaaagatatatatatatatatatatatgaaattgACCGCCAATTGCTTCTATTGGAATATTGTGATCATATCTCTACAATATATAGATACTTTATGATTTCAATCTATTCTTTCAATGGAAGGTTCACAAGTTTTAATCTTGAGACGAATCCAAGTGGACAATTTACTGAAGCAGAGGAGGAAGGAATGAAGGTGAAATTGAGCAGCATAAAATTTCTGCTGTTAATAGGCTCAGGCCTCACTGTTATATGACTTTTAACTCAGAGAAGGACTTCCTCATTTATTCATCAAAATAAATGACAGATTACTTTCGTGAACTGAAGGGCGACATAACTTATTTACAACAAACAagttatgaaaaagaaatataaaacacacatgcaatggCATTGAGAAGTTTTCAGTGGAAGAAGCCCTCTTCAAGCTTTTGATGTGAAGTTGAAGTTGGAGCACGTGGTTTGCTGGAACAAGAGAGTTGAGCTAAAACCAAGCCTGGACCTTGCCAAATCAAACTGCAGTAGATTATCCACAATCTGGTGCAGTCCAATCACGATTGAAGTCCTGGGATTCAAACCTCCATCCACAAATCCCAGGCACAACACATCCTCCTTGACCTGCACCATTGAGTTTGCACcaaaaatcctccaaaacacgcTCTGACTTTGCAAGACCAAGTCAATGGTAGGAGCTGGAGGACCAACTCTGGTGCTGCCCAACTTACTGGAATTGAAGCACACCTCAAAAGGTGCTACTGGTGCCACTCTAGGCACCCCTGAAAATGCTTTAGCAAATGCACTAGTAAAAGCCTTATAAATTGATCTTTCCATCACGGTATAGGGATTTACAGTACTGATCTTGGTTCCACCGTTCCCATCTTTGTCAAAAATCTTCAACAATGTCGAATTTATTGCCACCGGTTTTCCGTTGACCTCAATGGATTTCACCCCAATAAAATACTCCACTGATTTCTCCCCTTGGAAGAAAGACCCCGCAGTGCTAACCGGATTGATGAAGAGCGGGGTGTAAATGAGCGATTTGGAAACATCTTTACCTGGGAGAAAATTGTACGGGCTCTCACCAAAGAATATGACGCCCTTGGAGCCCAAACAGATTGCAAACTTTCTTGGAAAACTGAAGGCACTGGCTAACTGCGAAGGAAGTCCAATAGGGCCTCTTCCCAATCCAGCCATTCCCACGACTCCTTTGGCAAGACCCTCAAGAAGAAAGGTAGGGCCACAAGTGAATGCAACTCTCGGGGCAGAGACAATGCGGCCAGGATTTGATCCATCGGTGGATTGCAAAGATACAACATCTTGTGCAAGTTCACCGCTAGTGGACGTGCGAATGAAGGGGTTGTATGGGAAGAGTCCACAAGTGTTGTTGTTGCACCCTGGTCTGGGGCTGCCGTTGCATTGGCCACATGCCTTAGAATTGGCAAGGTTGCATACCGCTGACCGGCACCTGGCTGGCCTATAAGATGAGCTGATGTAGTTTCGGTCGCAATCCACCCACAAGAATTGGCCTCCCAGGTCCACGGTTAGTCTTATTGCGACAAGCGGTGTTCTTTGGCTGAGCTGAGTGATGTATTGACCGGTCGCTGAGTCTTTGGTTAGTGGAAGGACAAGAGCACGGGGTCTAAACGAGGTTGTCTGAGCTATGGAGGGAGAGATCAGGAGGAA
This region of Coffea arabica cultivar ET-39 chromosome 3c, Coffea Arabica ET-39 HiFi, whole genome shotgun sequence genomic DNA includes:
- the LOC113733768 gene encoding probable aspartic proteinase GIP2, with amino-acid sequence MGLLSSVISICVLFFLITSSTAKTSPSKPHALVLPLAKDASTGQYITHISRGTPSVPVKLTVDLGGRSLWVDCDQGYVSSSYKPAHCGSAQCSLADFHSCWDCFNGPKPGCNNNTCLLFPYNAVTQSSTIGELAQDVVSLQSTDGSNPGQIVSSSKALFACGSTSLLEGLANGVKGIAGLGRGKVGLPSQLASAFSIKRKFAICPGSSGVIFFGDSPYNFLPGKDISKSLTYTPLFINPVRTGGTSFEGEPSAEYFIGVKSIKINGKPVSINSTLLTIKEGNGGTKISTVDPYTKLETSIYNAFTKAFVKAFAGVPRVKAVPPFGACFNSSNLPSTRVGPPVPTIDFVLQSKTVFWRMFGVNSMVPVKEDVLCLGFVDGGVEPRTSIVTGVHQIEDNLLQFDLARSVLGFSSTLLFQQTTCSNFNFTIKA
- the LOC113733974 gene encoding probable aspartic proteinase GIP2; the protein is MAYLSIFPLCLFFLLISPSIAQTTSFRPRALVLPLTKDSATGQYITQLSQRTPLVAIRLTVDLGGQFLWVDCDRNYISSSYRPARCRSAVCNLANSKACGQCNGSPRPGCNNNTCGLFPYNPFIRTSTSGELAQDVVSLQSTDGSNPGRIVSAPRVAFTCGPTFLLEGLAKGVVGMAGLGRGPIGLPSQLASAFSFPRKFAICLGSKGVIFFGESPYNFLPGKDVSKSLIYTPLFINPVSTAGSFFQGEKSVEYFIGVKSIEVNGKPVAINSTLLKIFDKDGNGGTKISTVNPYTVMERSIYKAFTSAFAKAFSGVPRVAPVAPFEVCFNSSKLGSTRVGPPAPTIDLVLQSQSVFWRIFGANSMVQVKEDVLCLGFVDGGLNPRTSIVIGLHQIVDNLLQFDLARSRLGFSSTLLFQQTTCSNFNFTSKA